In the Fibrobacter succinogenes genome, AATGAAAGGCTAAAAAATCTCCCTTTTCCCCACCACGCTTTACAATTCTTGAAATATTGAGCTATCTTTATATCGTCAAAAAGCAAAGAGGTTTTTGGCACGCACGACGCAACTTCGACATGAAGACGCCACACGTGCAGATATTATGAAAAAGATAATTGTAGTGAACACGCCAAAGAATTGGAAGTTCCACATTCCCGAAGCCGAAATTGTCTCGGCAAAAGACTACCTGACTAATCCCGATTTTACAACTCAGAAAAACGTTCGTGTTTTCAACTTGTGCAAAGACTACAGCTACCAGAGCAAGGGTTATTATGTAAGCCTGCTTGCCGAAGCGCGCGGTCACAAGGTCATCCCGAACGTCAAGAATATCCGCGACTTCAAAGCCCCTGCAGTCGTGAAAATCATCAGCGACGATATCGACGAGCTGATCCAGAAGAGCCTGCACAAGCTGACCGGCACAGAATTCGTACTTTCCATTTACTTTGGGCAGAACGTCAGCGCGCAATACCTGGAGCTTTCGCAGGCTCTTTACCGCATTTTCCAGGCACCGCTCCTGCGTGCAAAATTTGTCTTCAAGCAAAAATGGTTCATCCAGTCTATCCGCCCGATTAGCGTTGACGAAATTCCTGAAACGCACAAAGAAATGGTAGACCAGTTTGCCATCGAATACTTCCAAAAAGACCGCTATGTCTCCCCCAAGACGGAAGATTACGTGTATGATCTAGGCATTTTAACGAATCCCGAAGAAGTGGAACCGCCAAGCAACAAGGAAGCCATCCAGCTCTTTATCGAAGCCGCACAAGATACGGGTTTCCGCGTGGAAATGATTACCAAGACGGACTACCACCGCGTTGGTGAATTTGATGCCATCTTCATCCGCGAAACGACAAACGTCAACCATCACACTTACGCATTTGCACGCCGCGCCCAGAGCGAAGGCATCGCCGTCATTGACGACCCCGATAGTATTTTACGTTGCTCTAACAAAGTTTATTTGCAAGAACTGATGACAGTCGGCAAGATTCCCTCCCCGAAGACGATTATCGCCCACAGCGAAAACCGCCACACGCTCGCCAAGGAAATCGGATTCCCGATGGTCATCAAGACGCCTGATTCGAGCTTTAGCATGGGCGTCAAGAAGGCGAACAACAAGGAAGAACTCGAAAAGATTCTCGACACGATGTTCGAGCATAGCGACTTGCTCATCGCTCAAGAATTCACGCCCACAGAATTTGACTGGAGAATCGGTATTCTCGACGGAAAGCCGCTCTTTGCCTGTAAATACTACATGGCAAAGGACCACTGGCAAATCTACAACTGGGATAGCAAGGACAAGAACGAGGTCTGCGGCAAGTGGGATTGCCTCCCGATTGAAAGCGTCCCGCACGGCATCGTGAAAACGGCCCTCCGCGTAGCAAGCCTTATCGGCAACGGGCTTTACGGCGTGGACCTCAAGGAAATCAACGGTCATCCGGTTGTAATCGAAGTGAATGACAACCCGAGTATCGACCACGGGATCGAAGATCAAGTTGGCAAAAAGAAGATTTATCTCGCCATCATGAGAAGCCTGCGCCACCGCATCGAAGACCGCCAAAACGCAGCACAACAGAAAGTGATGCAGCATGAAAGGGATATGTTTTTATAAAGTAGGAAGTAGACGGTAGGAAGTAGACAGGAATGCTATAGGAACGTTTTTTCTTACTTGTCATCCCCGCGAAGGCGGGGGATCGCCTTTTCTTAGACACAAAGGTGGTGCCCGCTCGGAGGCGGGCATGACATAACAATAAAATCAAATAAATTTACTTACTATGACTAACTACAAACTTTGGGAACGCTTCGGCGTCGAAATGGAATTCATGATTGTCGATCGCGACACGCTCAAGGTGTTGCCTCGCGCCGATGTTCCCCTCGGAAAAGACAAAGACGGCAATCAACTCTCCGATGTGGAATACGATGACATCGGACTTTCAAATGAACTTGTAAGCCATGTGCTGGAATTCAAGTGTGCTCACCCAAAATCGACATTTGACGGGCTTGGCAAGCGATTTTTCCACGAGATTCGCCGTGCAAACAAGAAGCTCGAAAAAATCAACGCGATGCTTTTGCCAAGCGCCTGCCATCCGTTCATGGACCCGGCTGAAATGCAGCTTTGGCCGTACGATTGCCTCGACATTTACCAAACTTACGACCGCATTTTCAACTGCAAAGGCCACGGCTGGGCAAACTTGCAAAGCACGCACCTAAACCTTTCTTTTGATGGAGACGAAGAATTTGGCGAACTCCACGCAGCGATTCGCTTGCTGTTGCCGCTGATCCCCGCCATTGCAGCAAGCAGCCCGTATCTCGACGGCAAATACACCGGCTATCGCGACGCCCGCATCGAGGTCTATCGCCACAACCAAGACAAAGTTCCAGAAATCACGGGCCAAGTCATCCCGGAACAGGCGTACAGCTACGATGAATACAACAAAATGATTTTCGACAAAGTCAAGAAGGCTATCGCCCCGTACGATACCGAACACTTGCTCAATCATTTCTTTTTAAACAGTCGTGGTGCCATAGCCCGCTTTGACCGCGGAGCAATTGAAATCCGCCTCGTCGATATTCAGGAATGCCCGAACGCCGACATCGCCATTGTAGAGCTTGAAATAGCAACACTTAAGGCGATTGTGAATGGCAAGTTCGCGGCATCTCGCACAAGCAATGCCGCAAGCGCTTCCGACGCAGCCTCCGCAAATTCCGTGCCGCACACGCTCAAGGAATACCGCGAATTCTTGCGCAACTTCGACACGACTCGCCTTGCAGAACTCCTCGCCAAGACCACGAAGGACGCCGAAAACGCCCAAATCGATTGGCAAGAATACCTCTCCGTATTCGGCATGAATTTCGCGACCTCCCCCGCGATCACCCCCGCATCCGCCCCGGTTACCGCCGGCGACATCTGGAAGCACATTTACAGCGTTGTGAAAAACGACCTCACAGAAGTCTCGCAGTGCTTCATGGAAAAAATGCTCGAACGCGGAACGCTCTCCAGCGCCCTCTATAAAGCGCTCGGCGATGCCCCCGCCCACGAAGCATTTGTCACGGAATACAAAAAATTAGCCGATTGCCTCGCCCATAACCGGCTCTATGGAGTCTGCGATTAAGACCACGTTCCCCTACTGTGAACAACATCACATAGTGATAAATTTCACACTCCAGCACCCCCTTTCCTAAATATATTTGAGACATCAATAGGA is a window encoding:
- a CDS encoding glutamate-cysteine ligase family protein; amino-acid sequence: MTNYKLWERFGVEMEFMIVDRDTLKVLPRADVPLGKDKDGNQLSDVEYDDIGLSNELVSHVLEFKCAHPKSTFDGLGKRFFHEIRRANKKLEKINAMLLPSACHPFMDPAEMQLWPYDCLDIYQTYDRIFNCKGHGWANLQSTHLNLSFDGDEEFGELHAAIRLLLPLIPAIAASSPYLDGKYTGYRDARIEVYRHNQDKVPEITGQVIPEQAYSYDEYNKMIFDKVKKAIAPYDTEHLLNHFFLNSRGAIARFDRGAIEIRLVDIQECPNADIAIVELEIATLKAIVNGKFAASRTSNAASASDAASANSVPHTLKEYREFLRNFDTTRLAELLAKTTKDAENAQIDWQEYLSVFGMNFATSPAITPASAPVTAGDIWKHIYSVVKNDLTEVSQCFMEKMLERGTLSSALYKALGDAPAHEAFVTEYKKLADCLAHNRLYGVCD
- a CDS encoding RimK family protein, which gives rise to MKKIIVVNTPKNWKFHIPEAEIVSAKDYLTNPDFTTQKNVRVFNLCKDYSYQSKGYYVSLLAEARGHKVIPNVKNIRDFKAPAVVKIISDDIDELIQKSLHKLTGTEFVLSIYFGQNVSAQYLELSQALYRIFQAPLLRAKFVFKQKWFIQSIRPISVDEIPETHKEMVDQFAIEYFQKDRYVSPKTEDYVYDLGILTNPEEVEPPSNKEAIQLFIEAAQDTGFRVEMITKTDYHRVGEFDAIFIRETTNVNHHTYAFARRAQSEGIAVIDDPDSILRCSNKVYLQELMTVGKIPSPKTIIAHSENRHTLAKEIGFPMVIKTPDSSFSMGVKKANNKEELEKILDTMFEHSDLLIAQEFTPTEFDWRIGILDGKPLFACKYYMAKDHWQIYNWDSKDKNEVCGKWDCLPIESVPHGIVKTALRVASLIGNGLYGVDLKEINGHPVVIEVNDNPSIDHGIEDQVGKKKIYLAIMRSLRHRIEDRQNAAQQKVMQHERDMFL